The following are encoded together in the uncultured Sphaerochaeta sp. genome:
- a CDS encoding monovalent cation/H(+) antiporter subunit G, whose amino-acid sequence MMIREILAMIAFLVGSFFGVFGMIGLFRFRDPYSRLHAGSLCGTTAVFSYLIALLLLAPSLASGTRVFIILVFFLISAPTGSSIVAKFIWESEDAARQRSAMKREDKSL is encoded by the coding sequence ATGATGATACGAGAAATTCTGGCGATGATAGCCTTTCTGGTTGGATCCTTCTTTGGTGTTTTTGGGATGATAGGGTTGTTTCGATTCCGAGACCCCTACTCTCGCCTCCATGCAGGTTCCTTATGCGGAACCACCGCAGTTTTCTCCTATCTGATTGCGTTGCTCTTACTTGCTCCTTCTCTCGCGAGTGGAACAAGGGTCTTCATTATTCTGGTATTTTTCCTCATTTCCGCTCCCACAGGATCCTCAATTGTGGCCAAGTTCATTTGGGAGAGTGAGGATGCCGCCCGACAACGGTCAGCAATGAAGAGGGAGGATAAGAGCCTATGA
- a CDS encoding hydrogenase subunit MbhD domain-containing protein → MTILLLCMILALGSFALLSRDLLHSVIALSALSMLSALMFTILKAPDVAITEAAVGAGVSTIIFVWAIRHTRRRSKD, encoded by the coding sequence ATGACCATCCTGCTTCTCTGTATGATTCTTGCTCTTGGCAGTTTCGCATTGCTTTCCAGGGATTTGTTGCATTCAGTGATAGCGCTCTCTGCACTCAGTATGCTGAGCGCCTTGATGTTCACGATACTCAAGGCTCCAGACGTTGCCATTACCGAGGCAGCTGTAGGGGCCGGAGTTTCCACCATCATCTTTGTATGGGCTATTCGCCATACACGAAGAAGGAGTAAAGATTAG